One genomic segment of Papaver somniferum cultivar HN1 unplaced genomic scaffold, ASM357369v1 unplaced-scaffold_6, whole genome shotgun sequence includes these proteins:
- the LOC113343478 gene encoding uncharacterized protein LOC113343478 yields MDDSEDDNVVVAYKYIVQSAHNLYQPVPVQVASKELAHRDRVSADVRMMQDYFNFNYFYGNKKFHYRFGMYRPLFLRILSKNIEMDHEFEQRPDVAGIMGHSPHMKMIAVMKCLCKAVPPYSIEDYTEMGARTIYRNLKRFLDALMYGFNDRYMRRPLQDDTDRLLRENAAWGFPGMLGSIVCLHWQWTACPTYRAGQHYSVHKRA; encoded by the coding sequence ATGGATGATTCGGAAGACGATAATGTCGTGGTAGCATATAAATATATTGTACAAAGTGCTCATAATTTATATCAACCGGTTCCCGTTCAAGTGGCATCCAAGGAATTGGCTCATAGGGACCGTGTCTCCGCCGATGTGAGGATGATGCAAGACTACTTCAATTTCAATTATTTTTACgggaataaaaaatttcattatcGCTTTGGTATGTATCGACCATTGTTTCTTCGTATCTTAAGTAAAAATATAGAGATGGATCATGAGTTCGAACAACGTCCCGATGTAGCTGGAATTATGGGTCACTCACCGCACATGAAAATGATTGCCGTCATGAAGTGTTTGTGCAAGGCCGTCCCTCCATATAGCATTGAAGATTATACGGAAATGGGTGCCCGTACCATCTACAGGAATCTGAAGAGGTTTCTTGATGCACTGATGTATGGTTTTAATGATAGATACATGCGTCGACCGTTACAGGATGATACAGATAGGTTGTTGAGGGAGAATGCTGCGTGGGGTTTTCCTGGGATGCTAGGAAGTATTGTTTGCCTCCACTGGCAATGGACGGCATGCCCAACTTACAGGGCAGGTCAACATTATTCGGTCCATAAGAGAGCATGA
- the LOC113343479 gene encoding uncharacterized protein LOC113343479 produces the protein MVILEAVASFDRWFWHGFFGKPGSNNDINVLNHSDVLDDVNNSVAPRCEFVVNGHMYYEGYYLADDIYPRYKVLVVAYKESILCRKKKLFNKYQEAKRKDVERDFGTLKRKFAIVNNPCMYWKKSDMKSIMRGCMIMHNMVVENEYCAQDWDGFQENAPIIIENPVDVYMDSEDVDPENDAYPPEDEGEVYGNFFEDGE, from the exons ATGGTCATCTTAGAGGCGGTTGCTTCTTTCGATAGATGGTTTTGGCATGGATTTTTTGGAAAGCCGGGATCAAACAATGATATCAATGTTTTAAACCATTCTGATGTGCTTGACGACGTCAATAACAGTGTTGCCCCTCGGTGTGAATTTGTTGTAAACGGACACATGTACTATGAAGGTTACTACCTGGCTGATGATATATATCCAAGGTATAAGGTACTCGTGGTTGCTTACAAAGAATCGATCCTATGCCGAAAAAAGAAACTCTTCAACAAATACCAGGAGGCCAAGAGGAAAGATGTGGAAAGAGATTTTGGTACTCTCAAACGCAAATTCGCTATTGTGAATAATCCGTGTATGTATTGGAAAAAATCAGATATGAAATCCATAATGAGAGGATGCATGATAATGCACAACATGGTTGTGGAGAATGAGTATTGTGCACAGGATTG GGATGGTTTCCAAGAAAATGCACCGATTATTATAGAAAACCCTGTAGACGTGTACATGGATTCAGAAGACGTTGACCCTGAAAATGATGCTTATCCTCCTGAAGACGAAGGAGAGGTATACGGGAACTTTTTCGAGGATGGGGAGtaa
- the LOC113343441 gene encoding transcription factor bHLH113-like encodes MRNTVYPTLYVGNNDDQMLDSDISLHSTKPNHNSSDLQEQNISVCEYNFFHESQLSNNQVLGSFSPLSAIEIPSPLNYLTLPGLHPISDASVSNIISSTTTAMYRDATVEQLYAQNLFSASLDNDRKRSIVKSDIGSATVEGSIKRMKNVVPIAMEEDDRHPQSQYFVDKRMSERTRGKQPKAQEKWLLELEEAKAKQQQFKGTQTENQIRPKRSQKIGDRIITLQKLVSPFGKTDTASVLKDTSDHIKMLYNQIKMLTNSYFQPDAFLHYYHKHDLQVGVGEMSNGLAERGLCLVPVSFTQNITKEEKR; translated from the exons ATGAGGAATACTGTATATCCTACGCTATATGTTG GCAACAATGATGATCAAATGCTCGACTCGGATATCTCACTGCATTCAACAAAGCCAAATCACAATTCCAGCGATTTACAAGAGCAAAATAT AAGTGTTTGTGAGTACAATTTCTTTCACGAGTCTCAGCTCAGTAATAATCAAGTCCTTGGTAGCTTTTCTCCATTATCAGCCATTGAGATACCTTCACCTCTTAACTACCTTACTCTCCCAG GGTTGCACCCAATTTCGGATGCATCTGTTAGTAATATCATTTCAAGTACTACTACTGCAATGTATCGCGATGCTACTGTTGAGCAACTATATGCTCAAAACCTATTTTCAGCTTCACTT GATAATGATAGAAAACGAAGTATAGTTAAAAGTGACATTGGTTCTGCAACTGTTGAAGGGTCCATTAAGAGAATGAAAAATGTTGTGCCTATTGCTATGGAAGAAGACGACAGACACCCACAAAGCCAATATTTTGTTGACAAAAGAATGTCGGAACGAACTCGAGGAAAACAACCGAAGGCACAAGAAAAATGGTTATTGGAACTAGAAGAAGCCAAGGCTAAACAACAGCAGTTCAAAGGCACACAAACAGAAAAC CAAATTCGGCCGAAAAGGAGCcaaaagataggagatagaataataACACTTCAAAAGTTGGTGTCACCATTTGGAAAG ACTGATACAGCTTCGGTACTTAAAGACACTTCTGATCATATCAAAATGCTTTATAATCAAATTAAGATGCTCACTAATTCTTACTTCCAACCCGATGCTTTTCTCCATTATTACCATAAACATGATCTGCAG GTTGGTGTTGGAGAAATGAGCAATGGCCTGGCAGAAAGAGGACTTTGCCTAGTCCCTGTCTCTTTCACTCAAAACATCACTAAAGAAGAAAAACGTTAA
- the LOC113343547 gene encoding uncharacterized protein LOC113343547: protein MSSFNGTNSNFDSLLLQSLMGRLQLRPPNNNSPNSNSFLNQSLEDFLLNSEIDSDGEDDESKTQLSKEESKLEKDIIKVILSGKGETLKPNSGQAVTVGEHHICVGYHQETGSDYRVWEWHGHIMLFDEENGYTPEYIYGNYFERPKVPGSSAAAEILRGLKKKKEEVEEEEEDEEEEEKVGNLGLKELIDGGDSSTGCRILHRNGMNAGSPRKELSPAGILRRAQVQGSTL from the exons ATGAGTTCTTTCAATGGAACCAATTCCAATTTCGATTCATTACTCCTCCAAAGCCTAATGGGAAGACTCCAACTTCGCCCACCCAACAACAACTCACCCAACTCAAATTCATTCTTAAATCAAAGCTTAGAAGATTTCTTACTCAACTCTGAAATCGATTCCGATGGAGAAGATGATGAATCAAAAACCCAGTTATCAAAAGAAGAATCGAAATTAGAAAAAGATATTATTAAGGTGATTTTGAGTGGTAAAGGTGAGACCTTGAAACCCAATTCAGGTCAAGCTGTTACTGTTGGTGAGCATCATATTTGTGTTGGGTATCATCAAGAGACTGGTTCTGATTATAGAGTTTGGGAATGGCATGGTCATATTATGTTGTTTGATGAAGAGAATGGGTATACACCTGAGTATATTTATGGGAATTACTTTGAAAGACCTAAGGTTCCGGGTTCTTCGGCAGCAGCGGAGATTCTTAgaggattgaagaagaagaaagaagaagtggaggaggaggaagaggatgaaGAGGAGGAGGAAAAAGTGGGGAATTTGGGGCTCAAGGAATTGATTGATGGTGGAGATTCGAGTACGGGTTGTAGGATTCTTCATCGGAATGGTATGAATGCCGGTTCCCCGAG AAAAGAACTCAGTCCTGCGGGAATCCTGCGTCGCGCTCAGGTTCAAGGTTCTACTTTGTAA